One Nicotiana sylvestris chromosome 12, ASM39365v2, whole genome shotgun sequence genomic window carries:
- the LOC138883160 gene encoding uncharacterized protein has product MVADALSRKVVSMSSLAYIPVGQRLLASYVQDLDNQFMRLEVLEPSRVLACMVSRYSLYERIREHQYDDPIYLYFRTWCNTGQICVPNVDGLHELILKKAKSSPYSIHRGAAKMYQNLRQHYWWRRMNNDMVGYVARCLNYQQVKYKHQRPSGLLQRLEIPERK; this is encoded by the exons atggtggctgatgccttgagtagaaaggttgTGAGTATgagtagccttgcatatattccagttggtcaAAGATTGCTAGCATCATATGTTCAGGATTTGgacaatcagttcatgaggttagaagttttggagcctagtcgggttcttgcttgcatggtttctcggtatTCTTTGTATGAGCGTATTAGAGAGCATCAGTATGACGACCCCATTTACTTGTACTTCAGGACATGGTGCAACACA ggtcagatttgtgtgcccaatgtggatgggctgcATGAATTGATTCTTAAAAAGGCCAAAAGTTCGCCGTATTCCATTCATCGgggtgccgccaagatgtatcagaatttgagacagcattattggtggagaagaatgaacaaTGATATGGTAgggtatgtggctcggtgtttgaactacCAACAGGTGAAGTACAAGCATCAGAGGCCTAGCGGTTTGCTCCAGAGACTTGAGATACCCGAGAGGAAGTGA